The region TTCGAAATTGTATTTTATTAGACTACACGTTATATCAGGTTAATGGAGGTTACTTATAGCTGCTATAGGCCTAGGAGTTCATCAATTCCGACATATAATAATGTAAATTAGGCAAATGTCTATGGTAAATGTAAATATGTTACTGTCCCTTACCGATTAATGCACCATTAGGAACTTGGCCTACCAGATATATAAAATGTGTAGGTCTACTGTAATTCCGTGAGCAGGGACATTCGACAGAACTCTGGATCTCTATGAAAGCATATGGCATGATTGCTTGGCGATATTACAATGAGCAGCATGCATAGGCTTTATATCTcatggggacagagagaaaaagagagaggaggggtgtttgagagagagagacagagacagagagtgagagtttTATTGTCGGTTTATTCATGTTAACATGCTCTATAGTGCGCGAGGCAATATTATCCACAGACATAACCACACACTGCAGGCGTCATGCATTCAGCACACCGAATCACCCTGTCATCTCTTCACATTCAAGGTCAAATTAATATTGTAATTCGGAGAGTTAAAGTTAAAGTCGGGTCAAAATTGACTATCAAACGCATCACCTTGGGCTACATAGCCTATGAATTGTTACTAAGGCTGGTCGATGAGACGGATTAAAGCAACAAGAAAGATTATATGCAATAACAAAGTGTCAGCAAACATCTACATGATCATCATTTATTTAGCTTACTGTCATAATATTAACATTGTAGGCTATAGGTTAACTGGTCCCCGGGTCGTCGCGTGACAACCGGTTAaaattcatattcatatttttcacaaATATGGTGCTGATAATGGTAGCTTGCATGTTGTTCAAACATTCCTTTCCGGTGTTGTATGTAGCCTAGACCACTGCAACGGAGAACAACTGACGATTTCTGATCATCTAATCAATTCAAAATTATCAAATCAATGACAGTGACGATACATTGTGTATATTTCTTCATTCCATATAGCCTATACAATAAAGCTTCCACGATTTCACACTAAAATGTAGTCAATGTTTTGATGACGGGGGCAGCCCTGCCGCTCTGCACACGAGACAGTAATGTCTTATGGACAAAGCAACTGAGACTCGGGCTACTTTTCCTTCGCAGTGTTCCACAGACCGACCTATCGCACTAGTTCTGACGATGTTGACATATTCACACAACATTGACTGGGGCAGTGGTGTTTCACCGCAGCGTTTGAGTTCCAAACACCTTTTTATAAGACTGAAGTCTGTCCCCTCCACCCGACCTGTTAAAACCACGCCTACGAAGCCACACAATTGGTCCGAAAGCGTCAAAGAGCCAATCAACAGAGCCCAGCTTCTCGTAACATGCAACAAATCCATATAGTGTCAAGCCTATGGGGCACAGAAGCGCTAGTAATATCTTAGTGCTGGGACCTTACCACCTCTCTGCCGTCAACGGACTCCTTTCTCCGCATACGTTTttactgaaatgtgtgtgtgcgtgaaagagagaggaagaaatagtgtgcgtgcgtgtgaggaTGCATGTCTGGAACAAGTAAAGACAGAGGAATTGTTCCGCGCTATCGAAATATTTCAACACATCGCTTTTGCAGCAGGACTAAAGACAATGAGAGCGAATTCGTTTTAAAAAGGATGCCGATATTGTAAACAACATCAAGAAAAGAACGCAACAGTCAATTAAAACGCAGTGACTCACCCTTGTTGGTTCAATTCGAAGATTGTTCGCAAGACAACGCATAGAAAAGTGCTCTCGGAAGAAAATCTTTATCTCATCACAACTGAAGATTAATGGAATGCGTTTTTTCATTTCTCATTGCAGACACTCTGTTGGAACTCAGCGAAGTACACTAAAGAACATTTACACCACCCAGCCGAAAATAAGTGGATGCTTATTTCTGTAGTTGTGACGGTGGATTTCTCAAGACTTTCAAACAAGTTTTGCTCGTCAAGAAGGCTGCATAGACTGACTATAGTATTAAACTTAATAAATCCATATATTTGGTACCTGCCTGGACTTGGATGAGCTTCCTGATGAGAGATCCAGTCATACAAGGAACGAGTATGGCATACCATCCGTTTTTACCTCACCGGGGTCCGGAATTTGCCATGAGTGCAATGTTGGGTCACCAGCCTCCCTTTTTTCCGGCCCTGGCGCTACCTCACAACGGCTCCCtcggctccctctctctcccgggCGCCCTGGGAAAGCCTATCATGGACCAGCTGATGGGCGCCGCCGAGTCCGGCCTCCACTTCTCATCGCTTGGGCACCAGGCAGCCGCAGCCCATCTGAGGCCTCTGAAGACTCTGGAGCCTGAAGAAGAGGTCGAAGACGACCCGAAAGTTCACCTGGAAGCGAAGGAACTTTGGGAAACTTTCCACAAGCGAGGCACTGAAATGGTTATCACGAAATCCGGAAGGTAAGGTACACTTGTATGTGTTATAATATTACATATTTATGTTCTGTAGCTGAAATACATTAGTCTGCCTTTTGTTATTCTGAAGATCATTCTGATCATCAAGACGATGTCATTCTTCTCGATGGAATTCGTGTATTGATGTGTGCTTGGAACTGAACCTCCGCGAATCGTGGCCAACATTTTAATTTCAAACTTTCATTTCTCATGGTTATATTTGTGTAAATCAGCTGAATATGACCACAGTCTAACTGTCCTATCGACAGAATCTGTATGGTCACAGTCACATTGCATGGGAATGTAATCTCAACACGAGATAAAATAAAGCCCAGCCCAAACTATAAAATATACAACACATAAGGCTGTAACATTTTAACTTGGAAAATCTTATGACACGTGGTGATTATGAAAACAAACTGTGAGCGATTCTAAAATGTAGYCCTACGCTactacaacaaaaaaatctgtagTTTGAGGGTGTCAACTGAAACATGTAGGCCTGCCTATATGTTATGATAAAACGTGTAATAACAAATGTTATTAACACAACAAATGATTAGTATGCCGTAAAAATACAGTTACACAATGCATGCTGTACATGTTATgcgattttttattatttataagcGGCAGATATTTGTATGGCATGGGTGTAAGAAGGCCTACCGAGTGTTTTGTATTCTCGCACAAGCCTCTGTTTGATTTAATAATTTATGCATGCAATCAAGCTTACGCATAAGCTGACGATTATACATATGCTATAGGCCTAAAAATAAATGTACCCRAATATATGTAATAATTTAGTATTTGCTGTATGTAACATTGTCATTATCCTAAATAGTATAATAGCAATGCAAATATGTCTGTTTCGTGTGAGTGTAGGCTATCATTATTCAGTCACAGTGTCAAGTAGGCTAGTTCACTGTTTTTAAGTGATTTTCTTATTCCATTTCACAGGCGAATGTTCCCTCCGTTCAAAGTGAGATGCACTGGCTTGGACAAGAAAGCAAAGTACATTCTGTTGATGGATATTGTTGCAGCCGATGACTGCAGGTATAAATTTCACAACTCGCGTTGGATGGTGGCAGGGAAGGCCGACCCCGAAATGCCAAAGAGGATGTACATTCACCCGGACAGTCCGGCTACTGGCGAGCAGTGGATGTCAAAAGTCGTCAATTTTCACAAACTCAAGCTAACGAATAACATCTCCGACAAGCATGGATTTGTAAGTTCatctaatgtatgtttttttcttaTTTGCATGCTTCTAAACYTTTCTGGCATGTATTGTTGTAATAATGATTGTTATTCGTAGGCTATTATCAGACGTATTATTATTAGTCTAATAATTATAACCCCATTGGCGTTGCTTCTCTGTGGCCGTCTGTGGCCGAGGGCTGAGAAGGTTTCACCAAAATATACAGGCCTCATTTCGATTGAATAGGTTTGTGTCCAACATGAGGTCTTAATATTTTAATGTTTTCCCAACTTGTATATCATGTCAAGCTATGTGGTAATTCTACtgcttatattattattatttttttttattttgtgggGGGGTAAATGCACTGATGGTGAAATAAATTCAGGAGAATTTTCTAATACATTCCATTTTACCAAGTAAGCCTGAACTACGATTGAGCACAACATGAAATGACTTATCTTCATCAGAAGGAAGAAATCAGTGTGTGCTTATCTTTTTTTAATCTAGAATTCTTTACTGTTCCAGACCATCCTGAACTCCATGCACAAATATCAGCCCAGATTTCACATCGTGAGAGCCAACGACATTCTCAAACTCCCCTATAGCACGTTCAGGACTTACGTTTTTCCTGAAACGGATTTCATTGCAGTAACGGCCTATCAAAATGACAAGGTAGGGAGAATTACACTTTATtcgtttattttcatgaaatacaTTAAATAGTTGGATAGTGAATTTCGCCTTCCTTTTTTTTGTCAAATAGTGTATATAGCCAATGCGCCATTTGCCATCTTAAAATATGTCAAATGTCATCTTGTTTGAGTGTTAGGCCTAAAAGCTACACGTAAACGTCATCTCATGCCGTGTTTCATACTAAGCAAACCAGGCTAGAATGGGTCAGAATTCTCAGGGATGTATGTTATACAGTTTATCGTAATTCTATTTAATCACATGGAAATAATTTGGCAACGACCcagactgtgtgtatgtgcgtgtatgtgtgtgtgcgtgcgagaaagagagagtaaagaagcaagaaggagggagggagtgtgagaaagagagggggaacagaATGTGCAGTTAGTCAGAGAAAATGAGCATTTTGTTTATAACCGGCTTGGCTGGTGGTAACATTTAATTCCACGTGGCACACCGCTAATCAAAATCATATCTTATGGTGGCTCTTTGATATAAGGGAGAAATGTTAGCTAAGTCTTACCTCTGGCCACTTGGGTCAAGCAAAAATGCAGTAAATGTTTGGCAGCCACATGGGTTGAAGAATATTGTAAATCCTGCCAAAATGTGCACATGGGAGGGGCAGAAGGCAGGAGGAAGTGAGTGGGGGAACAGAATGTGATAGCTCTGCGAGAGTTGACATAAAGTACTATGCATTGCACAtggatataaaatatatgcaatggTGGGATAGGGGCGGGGAGGATCTGAGCGTTAGGGGTGAGAGCGGGTGACCTgtctggagagcgagagagaaagagaaagatattgtgtttgtatgtgtgtgtgttgaaaataaacaaatatcttCTATAGCATCAGACCTTTGTCTTATCACTAGTTTGAGAATCAATTATAAAATAATTTCCAACCATTCAGATGATggctcaattatatatatatatattcaatattCCACTTCCTAGGACTTAAGGGTTAACACATAGGCCTAAGTGAAGACATAGGCTTATGAAAAATGTTGAATAAAGAATCGAGGATAAATGTCACTCAGTTTACTTCCACGAAACAACTTTGATTTTCATTTATTTCAGATTACACAATTGAAAATCGACCATAATCCTTTTGCCAAAGGATTCCGTGACACTGGCAATGGAAGACGAGAGAAAAGGTAAGGAGTAGAAGTAACTATTCCCTTACTGCACTGCAAAAATGTAACGACTCCTATAGACAGATTTTATAGACACAGAGTCTGACTGTGATGTTAGTGAATTCCAAAAAACGGTCGGCCTACACGACTGTCCTTGCAGTTGCGAAAGGGAATCATTTTATGACAATCCCTTCAACCTACATGTATACTATGTCTTTGACGTTTTATTTACGAGTTGGAAAAGCTAATAGACATAGCTTATTATGTTGTATTTACATTGTTATGGTTCTCAGAGTGCAGAGATCGCAAGAGCAAAATGCAATTTCGAGACTCCTCTAGAAATAGTTTAGCGTTATTGATAGTTAACTCTTCAAAAACTTTTCTTGAACTATGTTGACAACAGTAAACAAGAACGTGGTTTGGTCTGTGGGTTATTAGTTGTCTGCAGTGGGTTTGAATAGATTGATTTCTTCGAACAGACATATGTATCTTGAATGATAAAACGCATCTTCATAATCTGCCATCAAAATTTGCCGTCTACGCATATATGGTAGCCTACATGGCAATCCACGTTTTTTACCTTGAATAAATGATTGGCTAGTTTTTCACACGAATAGTTGTGATGACCAATAACTTTTGTGCCTAATGTAGGAAACAGCTGGCCCTGCAGTCAATTCGCTCATACGAGGAGCACCAGAAAAAAGAGAACGGGACGTCTGACGACTCCTCTGGCGAGCAGGCCTCATTCAAGTGTTTCGGCCAGGCCTCGTCTCCCGTGGTGTTAACTGCGGGGCCTCCCAACCTGAAAGGTAATTGAGCCCAGAGCTACTTTCAGCATCTCACAGCTCACAGACCCACATAGCATAGTAGCCTATGCTTGTAAAAAAGTGAGCTGAAAAATATTTTCCAGTAAGTAGGCTACATTTTGGATTTAGTTTGAGTCCAGATTCCTTTCTTTCGATATCAGTATGCCTGTTGTGTTGAATAATTGCACTACAAATGATTGAATGTTGTCTTGCGCCAACAATAACCTACAAATTATATAACGTGTATGTAGGCTAATTCTTGTAATTGACATTCACAGGATGGCTCTCATGTTCGTGCTAAGCATTTAGCAATCAATTGAATAATATATCTGCCAAAATGATATAGCTTACTGGATAAAGAATAAAGTGAAACATAAAACTAACTGTCGAGATGTAGGCCTGTGCATAGTCACGAACATATGGCTGTTATCTGAACGACAAAAATCGTCAGAATTGTGAAAACACACCATTATGGCGGTTAAAACGAGGACAATTTGGAGGGCGTGATCAATAAGCTGAAGGTTTATCAAAAAATAAGTAGCCTCTGGATTTCAATGTAGCCCAATACATTATGGAATTAGTATTAGGCCCCGTAATATTAGGCCTACTTGGCACGATAGCCAGAAAGTGTAGGCAGAACGCACATTAGGCTAATGTCCTCAAAAAGAGCATGGATTAAAAACGAGGCCTATTTGTTAATATGTGATATAGGCTAATTAAGACCTATACTGATTATATATCTCGTTGTAAATTAATATTTCCACATAGGCCTATACCATCGAAAGTCATGAAAAATGTAATCACGTATGAGTTCCATCCCTCATCACGTAGGCTATAGCCTAGCCTAAGATAATTGTATAAGCATATCTGAAGAATAAAACTCAAAACTAAATTAATCCTGATTAACTGAATTAATTAATAATCCTTCCTCATTTATCACTAACTTTTGACTCATTCCTGATAGACTTTTGCGAGAGTGACGAAGACAGCGACGATGAGAGCAAAGATGGCAACCTAAAGGATGGGCCGGACTCCAGTAAGATCTCAACCACCACGGAGGATGGGAAGGATCATGAGGCGAGCCCGACTAAAGGCCATCAATTCGGTGTCAATGATGCTACCGGCCGGTCTCGGGAAAGCGCCCGGAGGACTGAGAAAAGCCAGGCGGACTCACGACAGAGCCCCATCACCGTTATCTCCAGCACCACTCGGTCCGGAGAAGACCTCAAGAGTCCAAACGGGGACCAGCCCAAAGTGGACGAGTGCAGGTCTATAAGCAAGGAGAGCTACATGCCTTTGACTGTTCAAACTGACAGCAGTCCGCACTTAAGTCAGAGTCACATGCATCATTTTGGATTTCCACCGGGTTTGGCGGGACAGCAGTTTTTCAATCACTTAGGCGGCGCGCATCCctttcttttgcaccccagtcaGTTTAACATGGGAGGCGCGTTCTCGAATATGGCCGCGGGCATGGGCCCCTTACTGGCAGCAGTGTCCTCCGGAGGGGTTAGCACCATGGACACGGCCAGTATGGCGTCACCCTCGCAAAGCCTGACGGGAGCTCATGGACTGCCTTTTCATCTGCAGCAACATGTCTTGGCATCACAGGTAAAACCTGTTTAATTACCACCAGCAGTACTTACAGTAATYCCAGTGTGCTCGCGGTTTTCGTTACATTTGGACCAATATAGCCTACTGGACTATATATGTCAGCATAGATGTTCTTGTCTCCATTAGTTTGTGTAAATGTAACGAATAAAGTATAGGCTAATTTCCATTTCGTTTTAATAGCTTTTTCRTTATGGCGTTAAATGGCACAACAGGGGTGAGCATATTGTAGACAATTGTGTTATAAATAATAACCAAATGTGTTTTATATGGACTCAAGTTTACTTGGATTTTACCTGGAAGGTGTGGATATTATCTGTCTCAATTGTTTAAAGCATATGTTGGGATTTAGGAAGAGACCACCTTAGCGTTGCAACAATAGTTTTAGGCTATAGTGTTGATATGAACTCAGTCATTAAATCTGTGTTTTAGAGGAACATGGCGAATGTTTAAAATACTTCACTGGTTCTGGGAGGGAAAACAACTTATCTGAAATACACAACAGATTTGCTGTTTTACCATCTAGGCCTACTTTCAAAAAACGTGTTGCAGAAATGATTCCTTCTAAATTGCTATGTTCTGTACTTAATGGGCAGCATCATATGCCAACAGGCTATAAATCATTTGTATTtgcatgaacaattaatgaactatTTGCAAAGCTGCATAAAACACGATATCACATGGTTGTGGGTCTAAGATATCGCCTAACACTAGAAAAACTAAATGTTTTGACAATTTGATTCTTGGAAGGATTTCATCGTTTTACGCGAGCATAGAACTTTATATTGTGCTTGTTTTAAGGCTTAATTCTATACATGTATTGGGAATAGGCTTAGGCCCTACACCACACTCTCATTATTGGCCTAAACCATAATACTCATGGCCACAGAAAAGCATCATCGTGTAAATCGCTTTATGAGAAAATTGAAAGTAGCCTATGTCATGTAAGCCTACAGTACATAACATTTCCCATGATCTCTCACGTGTCTGGATTCATTATTCACACTCACTCGCTACATGACCTCCATTCAAAATATACAGAAACAGAGGTCAAGTACATTGCGACAAATTAAAGTGTAGCCTATTTTTCCAGTTTGGTTGTGTTATTATGGTGCGTCAAAGCTAGCGTCTGTTGAATTATATtatgcaggctaaagttaaacgtatatccttcccctcctctctccacagggCCTGGCCATGTCTCCATTTGGGGGCCTGTTCCCTTACCCTTACACGTACATGGCAGCAGCCGCGGCAGCCTCCTCCTCTGTCCACCGACACCCTTTCCTGAACGCAGTGCGCCCCCGCCTCAGGTACAGCCCTTACTCCATCCCTATGAGCGTTCCGGACAGCACTCTGCTCACCACCGCCATCCCCTCCATGGCAAGCAGCGCCGCCGAGCTGAAAGGGGACGGCATGGCCATGAGCCCAGTCTCGGCCACCCAGGACTCCACCTCGGAGGTCACCAGCCGGTCGTCCACCATATCGTCCGGCTCGGTCTCCCTGTCCCCAAAAACTTGCTCTGGGAAAGATTCCACTAACGAGTTGCAGAGCATTCAGCGCTTGGTCAGCGGACTCGATCAAAAACAGGACAGAAAACAAAGCGTGTCCCCTTAGATTCTAATGTtgttgcttttgttgttgttgttgtgataataatgatgataaggACGACAAGGACGAGTATGACGACACCCTTCTAGCAGATGTGGGTTTAGAAAACGGACCTATTGAACAGTTTAGATTTTGAAATGCACTTTGgttatatagcctacacatcTAATGTATGCTATATTTCTTTTTTGTTAAATTAAACAACACTTTTGAATTTGTCCTGTTATTTGAATACCATACAAGTATTGAAACTGAAAGGTTGGCACGGATGATACTCACAGATCTTTGATAAGTTGCTGCTGTGTCCTATAAGTTTATTTTATGTCGGGTTACTGAGTTAACAACATTTGTTTGATTTAATATGCACTCTGAATTGGTTATAATTATTTGAATTAATTTCCTTTTATATTATAGACTGTTGTGTTTGAGGTATTACTGCATAACTATTTGAAGCCTATCATTATGCTCATAGGGTAGGTGACACTTTGCATGCCCTACAAAAAATATGTCTCTTTTATGACTgtagtttttttgtttatttttcaccaAGTTGAAATGAGACGAATAAGGATAAAAACATGATTCAGGCTGATCTTAAAACCAAtctgggaaaaaatgatttaactcCCTCCCCTTTTGCTAAGGATTCAATCAATTGGCCGTCGGTTATTGATTTTACGAACGAATTTTTCTTTATGTCAATTTATAAACACAGGATTATGGAAATACATATTCTGGCACTTGTTTGAAGTAGGCCAAAACAGAACCGAGGATATAAACGTCATGTGCGAGTGGTTGAGACTGTCCTAAAATCGCATGCCGAATCCAGCATAAGTATTCAACTGGCAAAGGAAATCTGAAATAACATTGAAAAGGTAATATTGATRATAAATGTAAATAGttatatatacaaatatttatgTAATTATTTCATATTGATATTGCGTGtaaatagaacagagtagtttGTTTTTGGGGATCTGTCCTTAATTTATTGTCGATATACATGTGTAAAGATAGTTTGTGGGATATTATCCTTGTTTTGCCATCTGCATTTTATATCCCCCTGAATATGGATTTACCTGTACCCCAAATATCCACAGAGCTAGTTATTTTAGCGGACACACTCATGTGCCATTTTACCTTTACCTGTTGTCTCGGTGTGTTAAGTGCTACTGTTCAGACGAATTAAAAAAGAGCACACTGCACCAACGGCTTGAAAAGTTATGAATCATTTTCTCTCAAAAGAAAAGAAACGTGTgtcaaaatataataattttcTGTTTTAAAACATTGCTGCCTGATAGTAAAAGTGCAGAATCTCTTTGAAATATGAAGGTTTCTTTTGTGTTTCTAAAGTTGTCATTGGGTTATGTTGTATTCGATTTTTGTGTAgtttacaacatcaacaatgtgTTCTTGAAAGTttcaataaaatattgaaatgcaGTCTTCATACGTTTCCATGTGTCAGTTTCTTTAGATTATGTAAACTATATTATGTAAAACTATATGGACAAATTACAAGGTGAGGTAATTGCTCCAACCAAATCGGTGCTGCCACACTTTGTCCACTTCAGCAATAGGAGATAGAGGCGTTTAGACTATGATCAAAAAGTGGAGAAATGCTATTAAGATACTCTCAAACTCTTTTAAGCTATCCTACCTGGAATTCCTTCCTGGACACGAGACCGCGACAGAGCGAgtcattgtgtgcgtgtgttttatgGGCCTGCTGAGTAGCCTATTGACTGATTATTTCGACCAAGCTGAATCCTAAAGAATGTAAAATAACTTGATTGCCCTCTCTGCGCCTAGAGTCATGAGTTTAACAACATCATATCTTTATTTGTATATTGTATGGTTAATAAGTAACGGCTGTGGCGCTAGGGAATAAGAGTAAACATGACACAAAGTATCTCAATTGCTCTGTCTATTGCTCACCTGGCGCCTTGGATATCTTACTCGACTTTATTGCACAGAAGGGGGCGGTGCGTCTGCAATAATGTTGAACAGGATTTTCACGTTGACATGCCAGACGGAACGCCACCTAGTGAACACTACACAAACTGCACAATTACTTGACAAAGCACTGCAGGAGGATGATTACTTTGAACAGTGTGGACCCTGACACGATGTAGCCTAGTGTGTGGTGAAGGTATTCAACCAGACATTGAACATTTGAGTGGAGAATAGTTGATAGCAACATTTTGGCCAACTGAAAATAATCAAACCTTATGTCGATGTTTGCTGGAAATTAAGAAATAATTGGTGCCACCAAAACTACAAAAAAATGGcctacaatacaatataataatgCAGAATGAGCATATACATGTAATAACCGTATGTTTATAGTAATTCAAATGTGTCATACTGAATGCTTATTCACTCAGAAGCGTCTAAACACCTATAGGTGTGGTTGATCGTGTCATGTTTACCTCGCCTCGTTTCATTGTCCAATATTGGTGGAGTAATAAACTGATTCGATTGCAGTGTTAGATTCTACATTTTGATTTTGGACTCGCCTCCGAGAGGTGTATTTCATTAGCAACAACTGCAGTATCCACCCCGACAACCCTCTCGCCCCTCCCCctgtcgctctctccctcctctcctctctcctctctctcttctcatcctctcatgtctcttctctcattcctctctctctctctctctctcggtgtctctttcttctctctctctctctctctctctctctctctccctctctctgcatacgtgtgagagagagggggggtagatgTTCAACATATATATTTGCAAATAGAAATCTTCAACAATACAGTGTCAAACATATATCCACATGTAGGCCTATCTATCCATGTATTCGAGGCAATTGACCTGGGATATCACTTTCAATTATCTGTGAATGGGATCATCAGACCTTGGAAGAGTATGCTTTAGCTATCTCTGTTACATTCCCATTTAATACTATACAATCTCCATTACTCTTGCACCTGCCAGCTTAAGCGCAGTTGCCCCGGCCGTGTCCTTGTTAACGCCATTTCCACCGTAGCAGCGCATGCCACCGCACTTTGCTCCGCGCGGGCGCGCGGAACTGGCTTCTGTCGAGCTGGCGCGTTCCTGGAAATTGTCAATACAGTTGATTCATCAAAACACAACATCCATTATATTGTTTGTATGCCTTGTCAGTAGCCTATGTCTTGTGATGTCTTTATTTCTGACTGTTTTGAAGGCTGTGCTATGTCTGTATTGGGCAAAGATAATTTTTTAAAGGACAATACATTGTTATTGTCCTATAGCCTACCTTTCTATTGTGATACTGGTCACTTCAATGTTGGATTTAGTGTCATGTCCCGTGCCCCACAGACCTACAAAATAACCAGGTATTTCGCTACCATCAATATGAATTTTTTGATTATAATATAGGAGAGACCATTGCATCTGGTGATTTGCCAATGGGCCCACAGTCTGATGTTCAAACTACTAGCCTTAAWGAGCTTGAGTGCGTAAAAAGTAATTTCCCAGTTCTATAGCGCCGCTCAGTGGCTATATAGGCCCAATATGACTTATTGCATCAAGTCAAAGATTTACAAGTCAACTGCGTGGATGTATYAATAAACTATTAATTCCCAATTCCCAATTAATAAAATCGAGTTGAAACATAAACCCGTTCAATTAATTATTGAGTCACATAGGCCTACCTGTAGGCTATTGACACTATAGGCTATAATTTCATGTCTGACAGTCAGACATTTTACATGGTGTCTGTCTCCCT is a window of Salvelinus sp. IW2-2015 linkage group LG5, ASM291031v2, whole genome shotgun sequence DNA encoding:
- the LOC111964013 gene encoding T-box transcription factor TBX3-like isoform X2, yielding MSFLMRDPVIQGTSMAYHPFLPHRGPEFAMSAMLGHQPPFFPALALPHNGSLGSLSLPGALGKPIMDQLMGAAESGLHFSSLGHQAAAAHLRPLKTLEPEEEVEDDPKVHLEAKELWETFHKRGTEMVITKSGRRMFPPFKVRCTGLDKKAKYILLMDIVAADDCRYKFHNSRWMVAGKADPEMPKRMYIHPDSPATGEQWMSKVVNFHKLKLTNNISDKHGFNSLLFQTILNSMHKYQPRFHIVRANDILKLPYSTFRTYVFPETDFIAVTAYQNDKITQLKIDHNPFAKGFRDTGNGRREKRKQLALQSIRSYEEHQKKENGTSDDSSGEQASFKCFGQASSPVVLTAGPPNLKDFCESDEDSDDESKDGNLKDGPDSSKISTTTEDGKDHEASPTKGHQFGVNDATGRSRESARRTEKSQADSRQSPITVISSTTRSGEDLKSPNGDQPKVDECRSISKESYMPLTVQTDSSPHLSQSHMHHFGFPPGLAGQQFFNHLGGAHPFLLHPSQFNMGGAFSNMAAGMGPLLAAVSSGGVSTMDTASMASPSQSLTGAHGLPFHLQQHVLASQGLAMSPFGGLFPYPYTYMAAAAAASSSVHRHPFLNAVRPRLRYSPYSIPMSVPDSTLLTTAIPSMASSAAELKGDGMAMSPVSATQDSTSEVTSRSSTISSGSVSLSPKTCSGKDSTNELQSIQRLVSGLDQKQDRKQSVSP
- the LOC111964013 gene encoding T-box transcription factor TBX3-like isoform X6; amino-acid sequence: MSFLMRDPVIQGTSMAYHPFLPHRGPEFAMSAMLGHQPPFFPALALPHNGSLGSLSLPGALGKPIMDQLMGAAESGLHFSSLGHQAAAAHLRPLKTLEPEEEVEDDPKVHLEAKELWETFHKRGTEMVITKSGRRMFPPFKVRCTGLDKKAKYILLMDIVAADDCRYKFHNSRWMVAGKADPEMPKRMYIHPDSPATGEQWMSKVVNFHKLKLTNNISDKHGFITQLKIDHNPFAKGFRDTGNGRREKRKQLALQSIRSYEEHQKKENGTSDDSSGEQASFKCFGQASSPVVLTAGPPNLKDFCESDEDSDDESKDGNLKDGPDSSKISTTTEDGKDHEASPTKGHQFGVNDATGRSRESARRTEKSQADSRQSPITVISSTTRSGEDLKSPNGDQPKVDECRSISKESYMPLTVQTDSSPHLSQSHMHHFGFPPGLAGQQFFNHLGGAHPFLLHPSQFNMGGAFSNMAAGMGPLLAAVSSGGVSTMDTASMASPSQSLTGAHGLPFHLQQHVLASQGLAMSPFGGLFPYPYTYMAAAAAASSSVHRHPFLNAVRPRLRYSPYSIPMSVPDSTLLTTAIPSMASSAAELKGDGMAMSPVSATQDSTSEVTSRSSTISSGSVSLSPKTCSGKDSTNELQSIQRLVSGLDQKQDRKQSVSP
- the LOC111964013 gene encoding T-box transcription factor TBX3-like isoform X5; this translates as MSFLMRDPVIQGTSMAYHPFLPHRGPEFAMSAMLGHQPPFFPALALPHNGSLGSLSLPGALGKPIMDQLMGAAESGLHFSSLGHQAAAAHLRPLKTLEPEEEVEDDPKVHLEAKELWETFHKRGTEMVITKSGRRMFPPFKVRCTGLDKKAKYILLMDIVAADDCRYKFHNSRWMVAGKADPEMPKRMYIHPDSPATGEQWMSKVVNFHKLKLTNNISDKHGFVSSSNITQLKIDHNPFAKGFRDTGNGRREKRKQLALQSIRSYEEHQKKENGTSDDSSGEQASFKCFGQASSPVVLTAGPPNLKDFCESDEDSDDESKDGNLKDGPDSSKISTTTEDGKDHEASPTKGHQFGVNDATGRSRESARRTEKSQADSRQSPITVISSTTRSGEDLKSPNGDQPKVDECRSISKESYMPLTVQTDSSPHLSQSHMHHFGFPPGLAGQQFFNHLGGAHPFLLHPSQFNMGGAFSNMAAGMGPLLAAVSSGGVSTMDTASMASPSQSLTGAHGLPFHLQQHVLASQGLAMSPFGGLFPYPYTYMAAAAAASSSVHRHPFLNAVRPRLRYSPYSIPMSVPDSTLLTTAIPSMASSAAELKGDGMAMSPVSATQDSTSEVTSRSSTISSGSVSLSPKTCSGKDSTNELQSIQRLVSGLDQKQDRKQSVSP